A window of Methanosarcinales archaeon genomic DNA:
AATGCAGAACTGCTGGCACCAGGCACTCACGCAGGCAGGCTTGCCATCTGGACAGAGTCTGCAATACATACCTTAGGCGAGGTGGTATAAATGTCAATGATCAGGCACCCCTTCGTCACAGAAAAGGCGACCTATGTCATCGAGGAGAACAACACGCTGCAATTCATAGTGGATATCAATGCAACCAAGACTCAGATTAAGAGGGAAATCGAGAAACTGTATAATATCCCGATATTCAGCGTAAATACCATGATTACCATGAAAGGCAAGAAAAAGGCCATTGTGACCTTTGAAGGCGATAATACCGCCAGTGAACTGGCATCTAAACTTGGAATATTCTAGGGAAGGTGAAACAATATGGGAAAAAGAATCACATCACAAAATCGCGGTAAAGGCTCACCAACCTATAGAGCACCATCCCACAAATTTAAAGCTGAACTCAAACACATTAAAGTGGATATGGATGAGACTGTATATGGAGAGGTCATTGAGATAGTCCATGATCCTGCAAGAGCTACACCAATTGCACGAATAAAGCTGGATAATAATGAAGAACGTTTCATTCTAATACCTGAAGGCATTTCAGTGGGGCAGAACATAGCATGCGGAATTTCTGCAGAGATCAAGCCGGGAAATACACTGCCATTAAAAGAGATCCCTGAAGGTGTATTGTTATGCAATATTGAAAATACTCCAGGGGACGGCGGACAATTTGCCAGGGCAAGCGGGGTTTACGCAGTACTTGTAGCTCATGATGCTAACAAGACAGTAGTACAGCTCCCAAGTGGAGATATGAAATGGTTAAGCCCAAAATGCAAGGCCACAATCGGTGTGGTAGCTGGAGCAGGCAGGACAGACAAACCCTTTGTCAAGGCTGGAAAGAAATATCATAAACTCAAAACACGAGCTGCAAAGTATCCCAGGGTGCGAGGGGTTGCAATGAACGCTGTAGACCATCCGTTCGGAGGCGGCGGCTGGCAGCATCCGGGAAGACCCAAGACTGTAGGTAGAAATGCTCCGCCGGGTCGAAAGGTAGGTTCTATCGCGGCAAGAAGAACAGGAGTGAAAAGATAATGGCTAAAAAAATAACATCAAAATTACCAAAGCGAAAAGGCGAGTTTACCTACCGGGGAAAGACTCTTGAAGAGCTCAAAAAGCTGAGCCTGGAAGAGTTTACCGAACTTGTGCCTGCCAGACAACGCAGGACCATGAAGCGCGGCCTTGGTGATAAACATAAAAAAATATTACAGAATATCAAAAATGGTGACACCACCATAAAAACCCATGTTAGGGACATGATAATAATGCCTGAAATGGTGGGTCTTAATCTGGAGATACACAATGGTAAGCAGTTTGAGAAGGTCGAAGTGATTCCTGAGATGCTTGGACATTACTTTGGAGAATACTCACTGACAAGAAGGCGAGTTGCACACGGCTCGGCCGGTGTAGGGGCTACCAAGTCCAGTAAGTTCGTGCCACTCAAGTAATGGAGGAAAAGTAGATGTCAAGAATTCAATATTCAAAACAGACAGACCCTGAAACCTCATGCAAGGCTATGGGTCATGAACTCCATATCTCCCCAAGACAATCCAGGGAAATCTGCAGGGTTTTAAAAGGTATGAAGGTAGACCAGGCAGAAAATTACCTGAAAAATGTGGTAGCATTGAAACAGGCAGTTCCTTTCAAGCGGCATAATGATAGTATGGGACACCGCAAAGGCCCAATGGCAGCAGGCAGGTATCCCCAGAAAGCTGCAAAAGAATTCATTAAGATATTGGAAAATGCCAAAGCCAATGGCGAGTATAAAGGACTGGATACCGAGCGGTTGAAGATAATCCAGATAGCTC
This region includes:
- a CDS encoding 50S ribosomal protein L22, giving the protein MSRIQYSKQTDPETSCKAMGHELHISPRQSREICRVLKGMKVDQAENYLKNVVALKQAVPFKRHNDSMGHRKGPMAAGRYPQKAAKEFIKILENAKANGEYKGLDTERLKIIQIARQKGRVIKGFMPRARGSSSPKNTETVNIEMILEEVQ
- a CDS encoding 50S ribosomal protein L2 encodes the protein MGKRITSQNRGKGSPTYRAPSHKFKAELKHIKVDMDETVYGEVIEIVHDPARATPIARIKLDNNEERFILIPEGISVGQNIACGISAEIKPGNTLPLKEIPEGVLLCNIENTPGDGGQFARASGVYAVLVAHDANKTVVQLPSGDMKWLSPKCKATIGVVAGAGRTDKPFVKAGKKYHKLKTRAAKYPRVRGVAMNAVDHPFGGGGWQHPGRPKTVGRNAPPGRKVGSIAARRTGVKR
- a CDS encoding 30S ribosomal protein S19 — its product is MAKKITSKLPKRKGEFTYRGKTLEELKKLSLEEFTELVPARQRRTMKRGLGDKHKKILQNIKNGDTTIKTHVRDMIIMPEMVGLNLEIHNGKQFEKVEVIPEMLGHYFGEYSLTRRRVAHGSAGVGATKSSKFVPLK
- a CDS encoding 50S ribosomal protein L23, translating into MSMIRHPFVTEKATYVIEENNTLQFIVDINATKTQIKREIEKLYNIPIFSVNTMITMKGKKKAIVTFEGDNTASELASKLGIF
- the rpl4lp gene encoding 50S ribosomal protein L4 (L4 is important during the early stages of 50S assembly; it initially binds near the 5' end of the 23S rRNA), with amino-acid sequence NAELLAPGTHAGRLAIWTESAIHTLGEVV